Within the Triticum urartu cultivar G1812 unplaced genomic scaffold, Tu2.1 TuUngrouped_contig_6068, whole genome shotgun sequence genome, the region ACCGGTGGCTTCAATGTATGCTGCTAATGGAATGTACAACAGCAATGCCTATGGTGGCTTTTGGTATGGATCCCAGTTTTATGGGCCAGGAATGTATGGTGGGTGGAATAATCTGTCGGATGGAAAATACAAGCCCCGAGGGAGGACAGCGTATGGATCGTATGGATTTCCCAATGAAAACTTGGATGGTTTGAATGAGTTGAAGAGAGGACCACGGAGTGGACTCTATAATAACCAACAGGGCTTTGGACCTGCTGCTGTGACAGCTGTCAAAGCACAGGATGTTTCTGCTACTGATGGCTCTAATGCAGTTGTGCAGGATCAGTACAACGGGTCTGACTTAGCTGAcacttatgaaaatgccaaattcTTTATTATTAAGTCGTACAGCGAGGATGATGTTCACAAGAGCATCAAGTACAATGTTTGGGCTAGCACACCTAATGGAAATAAAAAGCTTGACAGTGCTTATCTGGAAGCTAAATCTGTCAATTCTCCTGTATTCCTTCTCTTCTCTGTAAGTTTTCAGATCTTGTGCTCTTTTCAGAAGTCTTGCATTATCAACAAGTTTGTGGTAAGCTGATGAGTATGATGTTCTTTTTTCAGGTTAACACCAGTGGGCAGTTTGTTGGTCTCGCTGAGATGGTTGGCCAGGTTGATTTTGACAAGACGGTGGAACACTGGCAGCAAGACAAGTGGACTGGTTGCTTCCCTGTCAAGTGGCACATTGTCAAGGATATTCCCAACAACTTGTTAAAGCATATCATTCTCGAGTATAATGAAAACAAACCAGTGACAAACAGCAGAGATACACAGGAGGTGAGAATAGTGCCTGTACATTTCATTGTTGTAATACCAAGAAGCCTTAATAAGTCTGAGGCATGCTGCTGTTATTATGACATCTTTATAGGTGTTCCCTAATTTTGCATGCTGGTGTCAAACTGTGCTTAATGTCTTTCTTTTCCATACCTACTGCAGGTCAAGCTCGAGCAAGGCCTTCAGGTGTTGAAGATTTTCAAGGATCATGTCTCCAAAACATCCATCCTGGATGACTTCAGCTTTTATGATAACCGTGAGAAGATAATGCAAGAGAGGAAATCACAGCGGCAGCAACAACTGAAGAAGGTAAAATACATAGCACGTTAGTTTAGGTTGTTGGTGCAAGCCTCTTAGATCTGGTGAAGGGTAATTCTTGGTGCTAGCTTACATTGTAGTTATATGCCATTTTAGAGTGTTCCTAgtctttttgtgtgtgtggt harbors:
- the LOC125530099 gene encoding YTH domain-containing protein ECT1-like, which encodes MYYGAYPAAYYCAGWGDYSMYLNQDGVETPTAGAYGDMYCYPQYGHDGQMYGSQQYQYPSSYHQPQNTASKPQYKSKTDKLAPSKDISSTVADPLHAVASAPKATANSVDEVKGLKKTSTPLNPSGNNGSYLNQSSRPAYPWYGGQIYQGKQQKPSSGNPTSTDSNPKSKVQSKNQNTQPLPPLMSLPNSPVASMYAANGMYNSNAYGGFWYGSQFYGPGMYGGWNNLSDGKYKPRGRTAYGSYGFPNENLDGLNELKRGPRSGLYNNQQGFGPAAVTAVKAQDVSATDGSNAVVQDQYNGSDLADTYENAKFFIIKSYSEDDVHKSIKYNVWASTPNGNKKLDSAYLEAKSVNSPVFLLFSVNTSGQFVGLAEMVGQVDFDKTVEHWQQDKWTGCFPVKWHIVKDIPNNLLKHIILEYNENKPVTNSRDTQEVKLEQGLQVLKIFKDHVSKTSILDDFSFYDNREKIMQERKSQRQQQLKKITSPKLLPTVDNTENDSGNAQESQKPEVTGENKSVVEDNVEAAAVSGVAPKDANPTAASLAVANGC